One window of Syngnathus acus chromosome 16, fSynAcu1.2, whole genome shotgun sequence genomic DNA carries:
- the chrnb2 gene encoding neuronal acetylcholine receptor subunit beta-2, whose protein sequence is MRRMRMMEEGWLLMLLLALLAIAGGSLGADTEERLVEHLLNPAHYNKLIRPATNGSELVTVQLMVSLAQLISVHEREQVMTTNVWLTQEWQDYRLTWVPEEFDGMMKVRLPSKHIWLPDVVLYNNADGVYEVSFYSNAVVSYDGSIFWLPPAIYKSACKIEVKHFPFDQQNCTLRFRSWTYDRTEIDLVLRADVASMDDFTPSGEWDIIALPGRRNENPADPAYVDITYDFIIRRKPLFYTINLIIPCVLITSLAILVFYLPSDCGEKMTLCISVLLALTVFLLLISKIVPPTSLDVPLVGKYLMFTMVLVTFSIVTSVCVLNVHHRSPTTHTMPPWVKVVFLNKLPALLFMRQPRNSCERQRLRQRRRAQEQKEGGRSGEAGALMVGLGLGGAGTSTAGVFAKEDADPCTCYVNRASVKQFGGDPASTGGGSMDGLNRVRENREGSSGNRGKQATGGQALTQAILAQACPGFDEAVEGVRFIANHMKSEDDDQSVSEDWKYVAMVIDRLFLWIFIFVCVFGTVGMFMQPLFQNYTAKTIHMPG, encoded by the exons GCAGCCTCGGGGCTGATACGGAAGAGCGATTGGTGGAACATCTTTTAAACCCCGCCCACTACAACAAACTGATCCGTCCTGCCACCAACGGATCGGAGCTGGTGACTGTGCAGCTCATGGTGTCGCTGGCCCAACTCATTAGTGTG CATGAACGAGAGCAGGTGATGACCACAAACGTCTGGCTGACACAG GAGTGGCAGGACTATCGGCTGACTTGGGTCCCCGAGGAGTTTGACGGCATGATGAAGGTCAGGCTGCCCTCCAAACACATCTGGCTGCCTGACGTGGTGCTCTACAACAA TGCCGACGGTGTGTACGAGGTGTCGTTCTACTCCAACGCGGTGGTTTCTTACGACGGCAGCATCTTCTGGCTACCGCCGGCCATCTACAAGTCGGCCTGCAAGATCGAGGTCAAGCATTTCCCCTTCGACCAGCAGAACTGCACGCTGCGTTTCCGCTCGTGGACTTACGACCGCACCGAGATCGATTTGGTGCTGCGCGCCGACGTGGCCAGCATGGACGACTTCACGCCCAGCGGCGAGTGGGACATCATCGCCCTGCCGGGTCGGCGGAACGAGAACCCCGCCGACCCGGCCTACGTGGACATCACGTACGACTTCATCATCCGTCGCAAGCCCCTTTTTTACACCATCAACCTCATCATCCCGTGCGTGCTCATCACCTCGCTGGCCATCCTGGTCTTCTACCTGCCGTCCGACTGCGGCGAGAAGATGACGCTGTGCATCTCCGTGCTCCTGGCGCTCACCGTCTTCCTGCTGCTGATCTCCAAGATCGTGCCGCCCACGTCCCTGGACGTCCCCCTGGTGGGCAAGTACCTGATGTTCACCATGGTCCTGGTCACCTTCTCCATCGTCACCAGCGTGTGCGTGCTCAACGTGCACCACCGCTCGCCCACCACGCACACCATGCCCCCGTGGGTCAAGGTGGTCTTCCTCAACAAGCTCCCCGCCTTGCTCTTCATGCGCCAGCCCAGGAATAGCTGCGAGAGGCAACGGCTGCGTCAAAGACGGAGAGCCCAGGAGCAAAAGGAGGGCGGGCGCAGCGGCGAGGCGGGGGCCCTGATGGTGGGGCTCGGCTTGGGCGGCGCGGGGACTTCCACGGCGGGCGTGTTCGCCAAGGAGGACGCCGACCCGTGCACCTGCTATGTGAACAGAGCGTCCGTCAAACAGTTTGGAGGAGATCCCGCGAGCACGGGAGGCGGTTCCATGGACGGTCTGAACAGGGTGAGAGAGAACCGGGAGGGGAGCTCCGGCAACCGCGGGAAGCAAGCCACGGGAGGTCAGGCTCTGACTCAAGCCATCCTGGCTCAAGCCTGTCCGGGTTTTGACGAGGCTGTGGAAGGAGTGCGCTTCATCGCCAACCACATGAAGAGCGAGGATGATGACCAGAGT GTGAGCGAGGACTGGAAGTATGTCGCCATGGTGATCGACCGCCTCTTCCTGTGGATCTTCATTTTCGTGTGCGTGTTCGGCACCGTGGGTATGTTCATGCAGCCCCTCTTCCAGAACTACACAGCCAAGACCATCCACATGCCGGGCTGA